From Zea mays cultivar B73 chromosome 3, Zm-B73-REFERENCE-NAM-5.0, whole genome shotgun sequence:
AGGGCTGACGTTGGTCTTTAGCCAATCCCTCAGAGAGGCGTGCACCTGGGAACATAATACGAATCTGAGCGTTGCACAAAGAAAAGGATAATGTGTAGCAGATCAACATATTTTATAATAGTAGTGCATCACAGCCCAACACTGAAACAGATAAAAATATATGAACTAGTAGAGACTTCTAGAAAAAAACTTACTTCCTGAGCCTGAGCTACGGTGGCAACTTTACCAGTTCCAATAGCCCAAACTGGTTCATAGGCAACAACTACGTTGCTCCAGTCCTTGATCTTCTTTGTAAAACAAACAACCATTTGATCCATTCAGCCTGAATTTTCATATGGCGTCAATTTTTTTAACTTGGTAAATCCAAAGCAGGGCACTAAAAACTAGCATGTGAATTCATCCAAGCAACAGAAACACACATAAGCTGATTCCTAAACTACATTTGTTTATGAAAAACAGTAATGGCTGAACTACACATGTAGATTACTAACCAAACTGAATGCCAAGATGTAAATTTATCACGAACAGGACAAAACAAAATTCACCAGAAGAGAACTGTTCAACAGAGATGATGTCTAGCTAGTAGCTACATTTATATAATCTTAGTATTATATGAATGGGAGCTAACTGTAGAAGCACTTGAATATAATCAATCAACAACTCTTCATTATCATAAGAAAAAAACTAACAATGAAGAGCATAGACAAAGACTACACAATCACTGGACTAAGAGTAAATGAAAGGTACCAGCAATTGGTTTTGTTTGTGCAGCAACAACATCCATTGTAGACCCAGCCTCCCTCTGCTCCTTAACATCTCCTCATCAAAACATAACAATTACATTTGAGTGTTAGTCTTGTGTCGGTGTCTTTTTATTGAAACAAACAATTGAGTTTTGACAGACTTACCGTAGGTCTAGTTTGTTAGGACCTCCTTGTAGACGATGTTCTTAGTATATGTCCCACAATCTAATGTGGGGTTCTTTCTTACACCCTTCCTTAACGTTTTCTTCCCATCGACGGATGGGATTGCAAGAATCTTTATGTTTGATCGGGCTGTCGCTCTAGATAGAGCAACATATAGTtggccatgagagaacactggttcgGGCAAGTATACACCAACAGTGGGAATAGTCTGACCCTGTGCTTTGTTAACCGTCATTGCAAAGCTAAGTCGTACATGaaactgctttcttttgaactggaaagggaacatctcttCATCGGAGGGCCACAGAGGTATACGCGGCAGGAAAATTCGTTTTCCAGCGTGTTGACCCAGTACAATTTCTGCGTCAATGCTATTTCTTTGGAAACCACGAACGACCAGCCTGgtgccattgcaaagtccattTGCAGGGTCTATATTCTGAAGCAATATAACATGGCACCCAATCTTGAGCTTCAAAACATGTGGTGGCAGCCCATTAGGCGTCAGTGTGTTTAGGAACTCGGGTGGGTAGTAGTTATGGGGATCATCCATGGCGCTATCGAAACTATGGTACACCATATGCTCCCCTTGAAAACGATCAATCATCTTAAcatttatcatatccacccaTTCGTTCCGCGTTGACAATATCGCCCTTGAAGTGATGTAGGTCGAATTAGACATATTTTTGTTGAGATTTGGGAAAACAAAGTCTATTAGGTTGTCAAGATCGCTGTCACTCCCACTATAAGGCACACATACCTCGTCAGGAAGACGGATGTCGCCGTCAGTATTTGTGTCCTCAGTTCCACCGCCTACGTGTAGCAAATACTCCGCAAACCAAGGGTCGTTTTTTGCCCTCATATTGGTAACAAGCTTTAAGTGGGACATGGACTCCCATAGGTAAGACATCCATAGCGAAGAAGCGACCACTTGAGCCCTTGACCCTTTACGAACAACAGGCAAGACCTGTCTGAAATCCCCACCGAAGACAATGGTTTTACCACCAAATGGTAGTCCGGGTCGACCCATTATATCGCGCATGCTATTGTCCAGTGCCTCCACGACTTGTCTCTTAGTCATAGAAGACTCGTCCCAGATAATGAGAGATGCTTTCCGTAGCAACTCTGCGGTTCCACTCTGCTTCGTGAAGCTACATACAGCACCATCGTCAATAGTGAGAggtatcttgaagcgtgaatgggcGGTTCTTCCTCCAGGCATTATGGAAGCCGCAACGCTAGATGTAGCTGTTGCCACTGCAATCTTGCCCTGGCTACGTAGCATCGTGAGCAACACTCTATATAGGTAAGTCTTTCCGGTGCCACcaggtccatccacaaagaaTAATCTGCCCTAATCAGTGTCAACGGCAGACATAATCTTATCATAGGCGGCCCTCTGTTCCTTGTTAAGACAGTCTTTGAGAGCCACATCTTCTGCTGCCGGTTCGATAATTTCCTCCTCGTAAACCTCCCTAGCAGTACCAATAGCATCGTCATACGCGTCCATGATAGGAGGAagagggaatgtctttatgtcctttcccattgactgcaacatgttcctaatGTCAATCAATACCATCTGCTCAACATGAGTTTTGCACGGATTCCTGTGTTGATAGTCCTCAGACATAGAATCTAGGTGTTTCTGCCAGAGTACAGCCACATCGCTTGGCTCACAGTACACAAGTATTGTGGCAAAAAGCCGTCGCAGCGCTGATGGCATCTGGAAAAGAGCACGTTCAGTGAGACACTCATCCAGTGTGTTGTCCGACTCAAGCAGTCCCCTTCTCTCTGCTGCCTCATGAAAAGTTAGTAGCGTGACACCATCTACTGTCCTTAGATCCACATAGGAAGTGGTGCCAGTCACATGGTTTGGGAGTACACGAAGATAGTAGCTCTCCCCCTCGGCCGGATGAGCAGAGACTATTCTACCGACTTGTCCACCTGTATCTCGTTTTCTCTGTTGCCAGACTTTTCCCTTACCACTCTGCCAAGTGTACCATTCAGGGAAGTCATGATACAGGATGCCACGAGCCTCCTTGTGTAGACTATTCGCCTCAAAATATGTTGTGAGCATTGACCTATCAACACCTGGACATTTGACGACTCGCTCGACCATTTGCCGCTCGTGAAACGCCACCATGTGCATGTTTGAAAGATGGAGTTGCAGCTGCATCACAGGTGGAGATATCTGACTAAGCTCAAAGCCGTATATCCTCCATAAGGCTTCTGGAGGAGTCACCGACCTTGCATCTCTGTACTGCTTGATCTCATCTACATCCTCATCTGCCTTGCTCACATCTCTCATAACAACAGAAgcacgatcatggcctttgtatatgtacttgaacatgtatttaacagccttgatgctcccacatgcctcaacattgatgtgacagttgaagagaCGAAGGAGGTATGGGTTGTAAggacaacccatctattgtccaaTTCGCACCCTCGAACCTTTTCGGTATGACCATCGTCATGACGTATGTAAACAGGGTACGAATCCTTCCCTTGCAAGGTTGTGTCACTGAAAGGCCAAGGGTAATGATTCTTGCACGATTTAtgacccttagtgcatgggcagttagggtttagcgacccacacgggccatgcatcatatgcttgataaccatctttcatagttcagggtacttgttgcTTGGGATCTCAGCTGAGATCAAAAGGTCATACTGCTCAGGGCATGTGAGCTTGTACTTCCTCTGCATTATGAGTAGAAAATGGGCATGCGACAAACCCCGCTTCTGAAACTCCACGACATAGACGTAGGCTCGGACCTTACCGAGAATATCCTGTTTAGTTAGCCTATGCTTTAACTCCTGTAGCTTTGCATGAaagacacgcactacaagatcCAGATGATCTTGTGGTGTCTGCCCAGGGAGAAGCTCCCTccttattgaaagtcgcctagagggggggtgaatagggcgaaactgacatttacaaagttaatcacaactacaagccgggttagcgttagaaatataatcgagtccgcgagagagggtgaaaaacaaatcgcaagcaaataagaagtgtgacacgtggatttgttttaccgaggttcggttctcgcaaacctactccccgttgaggaggccacaaaggccgggtctttttcaaccccttccctctctcaaacggtccctcggaccgagtgagatttctcttctcaaatcaaccaggaacaaaacttccccgcaaggaccaccacacaattggtgtctcttgcctcggttacaagtgagtattgatctcaagaaagaatgagaaagaagaaagcaatccaagcgcaagagctcaaaagaacacaacaaatcactctctctagtcactaaagcttttgtggaattgggagaggatttgatcacttgggtgtgtcttttattgaatgcctagctcttgtaagtggttggaagtgtgaaaacttggatgcaatgaatggtgggtggttgagggtatttataaccccaaccaccaaactagccatttggtggaggttgtctgtcgcatggtgcaccggacagtccggtgtataccagacagtgtccggtgcgccggccacgtcatcaggccgttgggttccgaccgttggagctctgactgttgggcccgcctggatgtccggtggcacaccggacatatactgtagagtgtccggtgcgccactacgcgcgtgcctgacttctgcacgctctggcgtgcatttaatgcttctgcaggtgaccgttggcgcgaagtagtcgttgctccgctggctcaccggacagtccggtgtacaccggacacgtcaggtgaattatagcggagcgcctctggattttcccgaaggtgaagagttcagcgtgaagtcccctggtgcaccggacagtccggtgcgccaaaccagagcacacttcggttatcccttgctctctttgttgaacccaattattggtctttttattggctaagtgtgaacctttggcacctatataacttatacactagagcaaactagttagtccaattagttgtgttgggcaattcaaccaccaaaatcaattaggaaataggtgtaagcctaattccctttcaatctccccctttttggtgattgatgccaacacaaaccaaagcaaatgtggaagtgcataattgaactagtttgcataatgtaagtgcaaaggttgcttggaattgagcaaaTATAAATACTAACAAGATATGCAtgtattgtttctttaatttttgacattttggaccacgcttgcaccacatgttttgtttttgcaaattcttttgtaaatccttttcaaagttcttttgcaaatggtcaaaggtgaatgaataagattttgcgaagcattttcaagatttgaaattttctccccctgtttcaaatgcctttcctttgactaatacaaaactccccctagatgaactctcctcttagtgttcaagagggttttaagatatcgattttgaaaatacaactttctctccccctttttgaacacaaggagataccaaattgaaaaatcataccaattgagaaactctttttaaaattaggtggtggtgcggtccttttgctttgggctaatactctctccccctttggcatgaatcgccaaaaacggagtcattagagcccttagaattactttctccctctttggtcataaatagatgagtgaagattataccaaagacggagtccttctcccccaaagatggagagtggctcggagcgacgacgaaggatgagttacggagtggaagcctttgtcttcgccgaagactcgaattctctttcaatatacctatgacttgatttgaaattcacttgaaaacacattagtcatagaacaagaaagagatatgatcaaaggtatatgaatgagctatgtgtgcaattcaacaaaagaagttcctagaatcaaggatatttagctcatgcctaagtttgttaaaagtttgttcatcaagaggcttggtaaagatatcggctaattgatctttagtgttaatatatgaaatctcgatatctcccttttgttggtgatcccttaaaaagtgataccgaatggctatgtgcttagtgcggctatgctcaacgggattatccgccatgcggattgcactctcattatcacatagaagaggaactttggttaatttgtaaccgtagtccctaagggtttgcctcatccaaagtaattgcgcgcaacaatggcctacagcaatgtactcggcttcggcggtagaaagagctacggaattttgcttctttgaagcccaagacaccaaggatcttcccaagaactggcaagtccccgatgtgctctttctattgattttacaccctgcccaatcggcatccgaataaccaattaaatcaaaagtggatcccctaggataccaaatcccaaacttaggagtataaactaaatatctcaagattcgttttacggccgtaaggtgagcttccttaggatcggcttggaatcttgcacacatgcatacggaaagcattatatccggtcgcgatgcacataaatatagcaaagagcctatcatcgaccggtataccttttgatccacggacttaccttccgtgtcgaggtcgagatgctcgttggttcccatgggtgtcttgatgggtttgacatccttcattccaaacttgcttagaatgtcttgagtatacttcgtttggctaaggaaggtgccctcttggagttgcttcacttgaaatcctaagaaatacttcaactcccccatcatagacatctcgaacttttgtgtcatgatcctactaaattcttcacatgtagactcgttagtagacccaaatataatatcatcaacataaatttggcatacaaacaagtcattttcatgagttttagtgaagagtgtaggatcggcttttccgactttgaatccattagtgataaggaaatctctaaggcattcataccatgctcttggggcttgttttagcccataaagcgccttagagagtttataaacatggttagggtactcactatcttcaaagccgggaggttgctcaacatagacctcttccttgattggtccattgaggaaggcactcttcacgtccatttggtaaagcttgaagccatggtaagtaccataggccaataatatacgaattgactcaagcctagctacgggtgcataggtttcaccgaaatccaaaccttcgacttgggagtatcctttggacacaagtcgggctttgtttcttgtcaccacaccatgctcatcttgcttgttgcggaacacccatttggttcctacaacattttgattaggacgtggaactaaatgccatacctcattcctagtgaagttgttgagctcctcttgcatcgccaccacccaatccgaatcttgaagtgcttcctctaccctgtgtggctcaatagaggaaacaaaagagtaatgctcacaaaaatgtgcaacacgagatctagtggttacccccttatgaatgtcgccgaggatggtgtcgacggggtgatctcgttggattgcttggtggactcttgggggtggcggcctttgttcttcatcctccttgtcttgatcatttgtatctcccccttgatcattgtcgtcatcttgaggtggctcatcttcttgatcttgtccttcatcaacttgagcctcatcctcattttgagtcggtggagatgcttgcgtggaggaggatggttgatcttgtgcatttggaggctctttggattccttaggacacacatccccaatggacatgttccttagcgcgatgcatggagcctcttcatcacctatctcatcaagatcaacttgctctacttgagagtcgttagtctcatcaaacacaacgtcacaagaaacttcaacttgtccagtggacttgttaaagactctatatgcccttgtgtttgaatcatatcctagtaaaaagccttctacagtcttaggagcaaatttagattttctacctcttttaacaagaataaagcatttgctaccaaagactctaaaatatgaaatattgggctttttaccggttaggagtttgtatgatgtcttcttgaggattcggtgtagatacaaccggttgatggtgtagcaggcggtgttgaccgcctcggcccaaaactgatccgatgtcttgtactcatcaagcatggttcttgccatatccaatagagttctattcttcctctctactacaccattttgttgtggcgtgtagggagaagagaactcatgcttgatgccctcctcctcaaggaagccttcgatttgtgagttcttgaactccgtcccgttgtcgcttctaattttcttgatccttaagctgaactcgttttgagctcgtctcaagaatccctttaaggtctcttgggtatgggatttttcctgcaaaaagaatacccaagtgaagcgagaataatcatccacaataactagacagtacttactcccgccgatgcttatgtaagctatcgggccgaataggtccatgtgtaggagttccagtggcctgtcagtcgtcatgatgttcttatgtggatggtgggcaccaatttgcttccctgcttggcatgcgctacaaatcctgtctttctcaaaatgaacatttgttaatcctaaaatgtgctctccctttagaagcttatgaagattcttcatcccaacatgggctagtcggcggtgccatagccaacccatgttagtcttagcaattaagcaagtgtcgagttcagctctatcaaaatctaccaagtatagctgaccctctaacactcccttaaatgctattgaatcatcacttcttctaaagacagtgacacctacatcagtaaatagacagttgtagcccatttgacataattgagaaacggaaagcaaattgtaatctaaagaatctacaagaaaaacattggtaatggaatggtcaggtgatatagcaattttacccaatcctttgaccaaaccttggttcccatcctcgaatgtgatagctcgttggggatcttggtttttctcataggaggagaacattttcttctcccctgtcatgtgatttgtgcacccgctgtcgatgatccaacttgagcccccggatgcataaacctacaaaacatgtttagttcttgactttaggtacccaaatggttttgggtcctttggcattagatacaagaaccttgggtacccaaacacaagtctttgaccccttgtgcttgcccccaacatatttggcaactactttgccggatttgttagttaatacataagatgcatcaaaagttttaaatgaaatgtcatgatcatttgatgcattaggagttttcttcttaggcaacttagcacgggttggttgcctagaactagatgtctcacccttatacataaaagcatggttagggccagagtgagacttcctagaatgaattctcctaattttgctctcaggataaccggcagggtacaaaatgtaaccctcgttatcttgaggcatgggagccttgcccttaacaaagttagataatttcttaggaggggcattaagtttgacattgtcccccttttggaagccaatgccatccttaatgccagggcgtctcccactatagagcatactacgagcaaatttaaatttttcattttcaagttcatgctcggcaattttagcatctaattttgctatatgatcattttgttgtttaattagagccatgtgatcatgtatagcattaatatcaatatctctacatctagtgcaaatagaagtatgttcaatggtagatgtagagggtttgcaagattttaattctacaaccttagcatgtaatatatcatttttacttctaaggtcggaaatagtagcattgcaaacatcaagatctttagccttagcaagcaatttttcattttcatctctaaggctagcaagagaaatgttcaattcttcaatcttagcaagcaaatcatcatcattatttctatgattgggaattgaaacattacaagcaatggaatcaaccttagctaacaaactagcattctcatttctaaggttgtctatagtctcatggcaagtgcttagctcactagataatttttcacatttttcaacttctagagcataagcatttttaactttaacatgctttttgttttccttgattagaaagtcctcttgggagtccaagagatcatccttctcatggatggcactaattaattcatttaatttctctttttgttgcatgtttaagttggcaaaaagagtacacaaattatcttcctcatcactagcattatcatcgctagaggattcatatctagtggaggatttagatttaacctttttctttttgccgtcgtttgccatgaggcacttgtggccgacgttggggaagagaagccccttggtgacggcgatgttggcggcgtcctcatcgtcggaggagtcgctagagcttttgtcggagtcccactcgcgacaaacatgggcatcgccgcccttcttcttgtagtacctcttcttctcctttcttctccccttcttgtcgtcgcccctgtcactgtcactaaaaataggacattttgctataaagtgaccggacttaccacacttgtagcaaaccttcttggagcgaggcttgtagtctttccccctcctttgcttgaggatttggcggaagctcttgatgacgagcgccattttctcattgtcgagctttgaggcgtcgatgggtgttctacttggtgtagactcctcctttttctcctccgtcgccttgaatgcgaccggttgtgcttcggacgtggagggaccgtcaagctcgttgatcttccgtgagcccttgatcataaactcaaagctcacaaaattcccgattacttcctcgggagtcattagtgtgtatctaggatttccacgaattaattgtacttgagtagggttaaggaaaataagtgatcttagaataaccttaaccacctcgtggtcatcccatttcttgctcccgaggttgcgcacttgattcaccaaggttttgagccggttgtacatgtcttgtggctcctccccttggcgaagacggaagcgaccgagctcccactcgatcgtttcccgcttggtgatcttggttagttcatcaccctcgtgcgcggtcctgagcacgtcccaaacttccttggctgtaacaccccgggatccacaaacaccccaaaatgctactaaactacacatctaacattcgtatataaaatttcgacagcatctcctttgaaaatggcataaacggggaagcaacaaagtataaatagatatcatgataagaaaacataatagacattaatagtctgctagcaatgggaagacaaccataacggcatgagctaaattatccagtgtgcacaactagttagaaacaaacatcctttgacaagaagcttctaattaaatcatgactgcgcctaagcagcgttattataagagtgaaggtggatgtgctgctacttcccacttcccttgatgagcaataagcacctgcattgagtaatgcaagagtgagatgaaacatctcagcaagcgaataattttgacgagatatttaaaccacaaattgaattcatcaacattttaaaagagtcacaattaaaatcagaaatacttgtagatatggaactcagtagtcccactataaccaataccatctcatttcctcgaacaaccacaataggttctataacacttccctgcgtcaacaatacctgcaaatatcacttcaatgtatgcataggaatgcaatgtgtaggtactctatcttcatacctctaagagtataaaaccacatcatctgcaaatatcacttcaatgaatgcatatgaatgcaatgcatatgtcctctgccttcatacctctaagggtataaagccgcatcgtacccctcctcgggcaacgtacgatgctaaattgtaccggtacggtcaaaccataggtcacgacaaaacttcagatgcaaatgagtcatgcaatgtatatggcatgctgcatttatcaataaccttcacttccttcagatacaatacaaacctcaaataatactttatttaccttcagatacaataccaacctcaaataatacttcatttaccttcagatacaataccaacctcaaataatacttcatttaccttcaggggtgtgaattaatctcatgaatcatactcgaatcataatcatcatcaatatatgattgagcatcagtataatgcaagtaagtaaagcatcaccatagagtccaattatgaaagaatccaatacttctgaatattagagtgtaggcaatagaaataacaggtcagaacggaagcaaccaccgctacattc
This genomic window contains:
- the LOC103651898 gene encoding triosephosphate isomerase, cytosolic-like; the protein is MDQMVVCFTKKIKDWSNVVVAYEPVWAIGTGKVATVAQAQEVHASLRDWLKTNVSPEVAESTRIFYGGSVTAANCKELAAQPDVDGFLVGGASLKPEFIDIINAATVKSA